A stretch of Lathyrus oleraceus cultivar Zhongwan6 chromosome 6, CAAS_Psat_ZW6_1.0, whole genome shotgun sequence DNA encodes these proteins:
- the LOC127091421 gene encoding protein argonaute 10, with the protein MPLRQMKESSEQHLVIKPHLPNTMNQAKKVTKAVQNGKGPPLLSQEQHNQTSPPQGRSGGGRRRSRNGRKSDQVDVLMRPSCRPCTAVKNNENGHVLQNGNIVSSDIEMSFPTSSKSLSFAQRPGYGQVGTKCIVKANHFFAELPDKDLNQYDVTITPEVSSKAVNRSIIAELVRLYKESDLGTRLPAYDGRKSLYTAGVLPFSWREFKIKLIEEEDGINGPKREREYKVVIKFVARANLHHLGQFLAGKRADAPQEAIQILDIVLRELASKRFCPIGRSFYSPDIRTPQRLGEGLESWCGFYQSIRPTQMGLSLNIDMASAAFIEPLPVVEFVGQLLGKDVLSRQLSDADRIKIKKSLRGVKVEVTHRGSVRRKYRVSGITSQPTRELVFPVDENSTMKSVVEYFQEMYGFTIKHTHLPCLQVGGNQKKANYLPMEACKIVEGQRYTKRLNEKQITSLLKVTCQRPRDRENDILRTVQHNAYDQDPYAKEFGIKVSEKLASVEARILPAPWLKYHESGKEKNCLPQVGQWNMMNKKMINGMTVSRWACINFSRSVQDSVARTFCNELAQMCQVSGMEFNLDPVIPIYNAKPEQVEKALKHVYHVSSNKTKGKELELLLVILPDNNGSLYGDLKRICETDLGLISQCCLTKHVFKITKQYLANVSLKINVKMGGRNTVLVDAVSCRIPLVSDIPTIIFGADVTHPENGEDSSPSIAAVVASQDWPEVTKYAGLVCAQPQRQELIQDLYKTWHDPVRGVVSGGMIRDLLVSFRRATGQKPQRIIFYRDGVSEGQFYQILLYELDAIRKACASLEPNYQPPVTFIVVQKRHHTRLFANNHRDRNSTDRSGNILPGTVVDTKICHPTEFDFYLCSHAGIQGTSRPAHYHVLWDENNFTADGIQSLTNNLCYTYARCTRSVSVVPPAYYAHLAAFRARFYTEPDLQETGSTGGRGSKTTRAAGDCGVKPLPALKENVKRVMFYC; encoded by the exons ATGCCTCTGAGGCAAATGAAAGAGAGTTCAGAACAACACCTTGTGATCAAACCTCATCTGCCAAACACTATGAATCAGGCTAAGAAGGTTACTAAAGCTGTTCAAAATGGTAAAGGTCCACCATTGTTGTCACAAGAACAACATAACCAAACTTCACCACCTCAAGGAAGGAGTGGTGGTGGAAGAAGAAGGAGTAGAAATGGAAGAAAATCTGATCAAGTTGATGTTTTGATGAGACCAAGTTGTAGGCCTTGTACTGCTGTGAAAAATAATGAGAATGGCCATGTTCTTCAAAATGGAAACATAGTCTCTAGTGATATAGAGATGAGTTTTCCTACTTCAAGCAAGTCTTTGAGTTTTGCTCAAAGGCCTGGTTATGGACAAGTTGGTACAAAGTGCATTGTTAAAGCTAACCACTTCTTTGCAGAATTACCAGACAAGGACTTGAATCAGTATGAT GTAACTATTACGCCGGAAGTGTCTTCGAAAGCAGTTAACAGATCCATTATAGCAGAACTTGTGAGGCTGTATAAAGAATCAGACCTTGGCACGAGGCTTCCAGCATATGATGGCCGGAAAAGTCTGTACACAGCAGGGGTTCTTCCCTTTTCATGGAGAGAGTTTAAGATTAAGCTTATAGAAGAAGAGGATGGAATTAATGGCCCCAA GAGGGAAAGAGAATACAAAGTGGTGATCAAGTTTGTTGCAAGGGCTAACTTGCATCACTTGGGACAGTTTCTGGCTGGAAAGCGTGCAGATGCTCCACAGGAAGCGATACAAATTCTTGACATTGTACTAAGAGAGCTAGCATCCAAGAG GTTTTGTCCCATTGGGAGGTCGTTTTATTCACCTGATATTAGAACACCACAACGCCTCGGAGAAGGATTGGAGTCGTGGTGTGGATTTTACCAAAGCATAAGACCTACTCAGATGGGCCTTTCCCTCAATATTG ATATGGCTTCTGCCGCGTTCATTGAACCTCTTCCGGTGGTGGAATTTGTTGGCCAGCTATTAGGAAAAGATGTTCTGTCAAGGCAGTTGTCTGATGCAGATCGCATCAAG ATTAAGAAATCCCTTAGAGGAGTTAAAGTTGAAGTGACACATAGAGGGAGTGTGAGACGGAAGTATCGAGTTTCTGGTATAACATCTCAACCAACAAGAGAACTTGT GTTTCCCGTTGATGAGAACTCAACTATGAAATCAGTGGTTGAATACTTTCAAGAGATGTACGGTTTCACTATTAAACATACACACCTTCCTTGCCTTCAAGTTGGTGGGAATCAAAAGAAAGCAAACTATTTACCTATGGAG GCCTGCAAAATCGTCGAGGGACAACGATACACCAAAAGGTTGAATGAAAAGCAAATTACCTCTCTCTTGAAAGTCACTTGCCAGAGACCTCGGGATCGAGAAAATGACATATTGCGG ACGGTTCAGCATAATGCTTATGATCAAGATCCTTATGCAAAGGAATTTGGAATTAAAGTCAGTGAGAAGTTAGCTTCTGTAGAAGCTCGAATTCTCCCTGCTCCTTGG CTTAAATATCACGAGAGTGGCAAAGAAAAAAATTGTTTACCACAAGTTGGCCAGTGGAATATGATGAACAAG AAAATGATTAATGGAATGACGGTTAGCCGCTGGGCATGCATAAATTTTTCACGAAGTGTGCAAGATAGTGTGGCTCGTACATTTTGTAACGAGCTTGCACAAATGTGTCAAGTATCTGGCATG GAATTTAATCTAGACCCTGTTATTCCGATCTACAATGCAAAACCTGAGCAAGTGGAGAAAGCTTTGAAGCATGTTTACCATGTATCATCAAACAAAACCAAAGGAAAAGAGTTGGAGCTTTTGTTAGTGATATTACCCGACAACAATGGTTCTCTCTATG GTGATCTCAAGCGTATTTGTGAGACCGACCTTGGTTTAATTTCTCAATGTTGTTTAACAAAGCATGTCTTTAAGATCACGAAGCAGTACTTGGCTAATGTGTCTCTGAAAATCAATGTTAAG ATGGGCGGTAGAAACACCGTTCTTGTTGACGCCGTAAGCTGCAGAATACCGTTGGTTAGTGACATACCAACAATAATATTTGGAGCAGATGTTACTCACCCTGAAAATGGGGAAGACTCCAGCCCCTCAATCGCAGCA GTAGTAGCGTCACAAGATTGGCCCGAAGTTACGAAGTATGCAGGTTTAGTTTGTGCTCAACCTCAAAGACAAGAACTTATACAAGATTTGTACAAAACTTGGCACGATCCTGTTCGCGGCGTAGTTAGTGGTGGCATGATCCG AGATTTGTTGGTTTCGTTTAGAAGAGCAACGGGACAGAAGCCACAAAGGATTATATTTTATAG GGATGGTGTAAGTGAAGGACAGTTTTACCAAATTCTACTATACGAGTTGGATGCGATTCGGAAG GCGTGTGCTTCTTTGGAGCCAAACTATCAACCTCCGGTAACTTTCATAGTTGTACAAAAAAGACATCATACTCGGTTATTCGCAAACAACCACAGGGACAGGAACAGTACAGATAGGAGTGGAAATATACTGCCTG GAACTGTCGTTGATACAAAAATCTGTCACCCAACCGAGTTTGATTTTTATCTCTGCAGTCACGCCGGCATCCAG GGTACAAGCCGTCCGGCGCATTATCACGTTCTATGGGATGAAAACAACTTCACAGCAGATGGAATTCAGTCTTTGACAAACAATCTTTGTTACACATATGCTAGGTGTACACGCTCCGTATCTGTTG TCCCTCCAGCATATTATGCACATTTAGCAGCTTTTCGAGCACGTTTCTACACAGAGCCAGACCTACAGGAGACTGGCTCGACAGGTGGTCGAGGTTCAAAGACAACACGTGCAGCCGGAGATTGCGGCGTCAAGCCATTGCCGGCCTTGAAGGAAAATGTAAAGAGAGTAATGTTTTATTGTTAG